One segment of Acropora muricata isolate sample 2 chromosome 8, ASM3666990v1, whole genome shotgun sequence DNA contains the following:
- the LOC136926555 gene encoding PE-PGRS family protein PE_PGRS33-like: MKAIVIFLCYWLIICSSPTVYRSSDQVSVSGEKVPEERKRDVESDFIDSLFNQRRFHEKTRTVITTGGSTLSGSIPVAGSVSGVINGGSSSVSGSAGTAEAGGAAAGYGGVGSLDLAFMLDASKNINSDEDFKLCVEFIKVVFHAFGMAGGIRFALVTFGGTAKVVFDFKEYSSISDVDLALDKVELIGGSCSAGEALSLCQSALFSRGASGAGKASKGASASGTAAAGASASARVLVVMMAGKAVDSVKTVSNSIKQSGVNILSLGIGTGFEKEEMTTMASSLNYFLSVSSFSALSGISQQLIGLISQAGGLNAIGAGTGMGTGAGGVTGSSTGAAGGVSGSLMGGAGASTGALGGVGGGPVGTGGVGGSNLGGSSSGGIGE, translated from the exons ATGAAAGCCATCGTCATTTTCTTGTGCTATTGGCTCATCATTTGTAGTTCTCCAACCGTGTACCGCAGTAGTGATCAAG tctctGTTTCTGGTGAGAAAGTCCCCGAAGAAAGAA AAAGGGATGTTGAGAGCGATTTCATAGACAGCCTTTTCAACCAACGACGGTTTCATGAAAAAACACGAACTGTGATAACAACAGGCGGAAGTACTTTGTCGGGAAGCATACCTGTTGCAGGATCCGTATCAGGAGTCATTAATGGGGGATCATCTAGTGTATCAGGCAGTGCGGGAACAGCTGAAG CTGGAGGAGCAGCCGCTGGCTATGGAGGAGTAG GTTCTCTGGATCTGGCCTTCATGCTGGATGCTTCAAAAAATATTAACAGCGATGAAGATTTCAAACTGTGCGTCGAATTTATCAAGGTTGTTTTTCATGCCTTTGGCATGGCAGGAGGAATTCGTTTTGCTTTAGTGACCTTTGGGGGAACAGCTAAAGTTGTGTTTGACTTCAAAGAATATTCCTCCATCTCCGATGTTGATCTTGCCTTAGACAAG GTTGAACTGATTGGAGGATCATGTTCAGCAGGCGAAGCGCTGTCCTTATGTCAATCAGCTTTGTTCTCAAGAGGTGCAAGTGGAGCAGGAAAAGCGTCAAAAGGTGCTAGTGCTAGCGGAACAGCAGCAGCTGGAGCGAGCGCTAGTGCTCGTGTGCTTGTGGTAATGATGGCAGGAAAAGCCGTTGATTCGGTTAAGACGGTTTCTAATTCGATTAAGCAAAGTGGTGTCAACATACTGAGTCTTGGCATTGGAACAGGGTTTGAGAAAGAAGAGATGACTACGATGGCTTCTtctttgaattattttctttcagtcTCTTCGTTCTCGGCTTTGAGTGGTATCTCTCAGCAACTAATTGGCCTCATTTCCCAAG CCGGCGGGCTTAACGCCATTGGTGCCGGTACTGGCATGGGAACTGGAGCAGGGGGAGTCACTGGTTCTTCCACTGGAGCGGCAG GAGGAGTATCAGGAAGTTTGATGGGTGGAGCTGGTGCTTCCACTGGGGCTTTAGGTGGGGTTGGAGGGGGACCTGTGGGCACCGGTGGCGTAGGAGGATCAAACCTTGGCGGTTCTTCAAGTGGTGGCATTGGAG AGTAG
- the LOC136926556 gene encoding PE-PGRS family protein PE_PGRS3-like, translating to MGGTIGTGGIAAGGSMGGTTGAAGIGGTGGVGATGVGGSMGGTIGTGGIAAGGSMGGTTGVAGIGGTGGVGATGAGGPMGGTIGTGRIAAGGSMGGTTGAAGIGGTGGVGATGVGGSMGGTIGTGRIAPGGSMGGTTGAAGIGGTGGVGATGVGGSMGGTIGTGRIAAGGSIGGTTGAAGIGATGGVGATGVGGSMGGTAGIPGAGGPAAGATGNVGVSGAGGSFGGLTGASGTPGAGGSVVGATGGNSATGVGGSPGGGKKSDKRRSLSNTSFINNTNGRQIYDRGKTNERDATNFSVPLDNRKHTVFRITIVKHAGNHTIQRPKVLINGTYPSEDFNSMLLNSREKAVHDILQDTKIPLTFHVNTKPVNEDNLPMNEVLSDKPFANDKHQSNTTDAPSKLRMSDSASEKNPDGQEKLESNVILETKMNPVSIGINLDEDKTKEARPGSSASKQISLQDVLEDIDYSSRKYNATRDVGNPQKDNSVLINLNDIITQGNEPTSQSSKESNDKSGKVQLEATSHKDKVNGTEVETAGVSITTESKGLPTGGLIKTLLSKLFGSKISEELKGKVADEFQHVSGSKITGDSALVKITGSRPHSLDEASTSAGGTLVESSPGTVQGVDTAEPNNQGGEQPIKLPLTSHPISHLSPSPPLSPPPMPAPIPPSPPPPMPAPIPPSNVPCIPSLLRPLLPSVPPVPCPVPPPPPPVISPPPNGVIYGSTKAAGQGVESPPGTIMAVGTSTAGNEMQRGDNGPSTGMVGGTAGVGGISPGGGIVGGGNMAVGGNMGGGGLVAVGGQGGGAGGMIGAGSNAVGGGLAGGGGNIAGGGMNVGGGVNMGGAGGNGIGGMGVNGGGVGVAGGGGGLIGGGGGVIGGGGNVAGGSNGLMGGVGGGMAGVVGAGGIVGNTGIGGVVGGTNFGGAGAGNKAGSKGMEVTLDLGFLIDGSSSVLGEQNFRQILNFVSIVAHSFSIGQASTRIGVVVFSLEAFVIFNFHTYFDIQNIDEALSSVQYPGTDGPGTYMGRGLRVTKHYLFRSSGRPNVPKALVLLAAGRSVDNVVGPSLDVRSLGVEIFCIGVGSLYSKLQLHAMASAPHSEHILRGDYPIIGNTAQQVVTKILKGISVHYCRPCYDGHQELCDYCPSEFQSDDGFSVDLDEIDVGYKRHGRHKHLHYKNPPGYHPPIVGHRQHEKPQTTGAKADRESKADKARHSRPEERRHSHPHHKRRYGDDSVSLQSKEYFLDGLNNESENFGEYKYENLNAEDNDCKDYSPDCSEYASRGYCSDYAPTASIGTINTMCKRACGTCIDNTVRERDSVYEVDESNPFYKKGDVRKPSESNGLRHTRRR from the exons ATGGGCGGAACAATAGGAACTGGGGGAATAGCTGCCGGAGGCTCAATGGGAGGAACAACGGGAGCAGCTGGTATTGGAGGGACAGGAGGTGTTGGTGCAACAGGTGTCGGGGGATCCATGGGTGGAACAATAGGAACTGGGGGAATAGCTGCCGGAGGCTCGATGGGAGGAACAACGGGAGTAGCTGGTATTGGAGGGACAGGAGGTGTTGGTGCAACAGGTGCCGGGGGACCCATGGGTGGAACAATAGGAACTGGGAGAATAGCTGCCGGAGGCTCGATGGGAGGAACAACGGGAGCAGCTGGTATTGGAGGGACAGGAGGTGTTGGTGCAACAGGTGTCGGGGGATCCATGGGTGGAACAATAGGAACTGGGAGAATAGCTCCCGGAGGCTCGATGGGAGGAACAACGGGAGCAGCTGGTATTGGAGGGACAGGAGGTGTTGGTGCAACAGGTGTCGGGGGATCCATGGGTGGAACAATAGGAACTGGGAGAATAGCTGCCGGAGGCTCGATCGGAGGAACAACGGGAGCAGCTGGTATTGGAGCGACAGGAGGTGTTGGTGCAACAGGTGTCGGGGGATCCATGGGTGGAACAGCGGGAATACCTGGTGCTGGCGGACCTGCGGCCGGAGCAACAGGAAACGTCGGTGTATCTGGTGCAGGGGGATCGTTTGGTGGGCTAACGGGAGCATCTGGTACACCTGGTGCTGGAGGATCAGTGGTCGGAGCAACAGGAGGAAACAGTGCAACCGGTGTCGGAGGGTCTCCAGGAGGAG GAAAGAAATCAGACAAAAGAAGATCCTTGAGTAACACCAGCTTTATTAACAACACCAATGGAAGGCAAATATATGATCGAGGCAAGACAAATGAAAGGGATGCCACAAATTTCTCAGTGCCTTTGGATAATAGGAAGCATACAGTTTTTAGGATAACCATTGTAAAACATGCTGGAAATCATACAATTCAGCGACCAAAGGTGCTCATTAACGGTACTTATCCGAGCGAGGATTTTAATTCAATGTTGCTTAACTCACGGGAAAAGGCAGTTCATGATATTTTGCAGGACACAAAGATTCCCTTAACTTTCCACGTAAACACTAAGCCAGTAAACGAAGACAATTTGCCAATGAACGAAGTACTTAGTGACAAGCCGTTTGCCAATGATAAACATCAATCTAACACAACCGATGCTCCCTCAAAACTCAGAATGTCTGACTCAGCTTCTGAAAAAAATCCAGATGGTCAAGAAAAGCTTGAATCTAACGTAATACTAGAGACGAAAATGAATCCAGTTAGTATAGGCATCAACTTGGATGAAGACAAAACTAAAGAGGCTCGCCCTGGTTCGAGTGCATCAAAACAGATATCTCTACAAGATGTATTGGAGGATATCGATTATTCATCCAGGAAATACAACGCAACAAGAGATGTTGGGAATCCGCAGAAAGACAATTCAGTTTTGATAAATTTGAATGATATCATTACCCAAGGCAATGAACCAACAAGCCAGTCGTCAAAAGAAAGCAATGATAAATCAGGAAAAGTTCAATTGGAGGCAACGAGTCATAAAGATAAGGTAAATGGCACTGAGGTAGAGACAGCTGGAGTGTCCATAACAACCGAAAGCAAAGGGCTTCCAACAGGTGGCCTTATTAAAACCCTTCTTTCCAAGCTGTTTGGTAGTAAGATAAGTGAAGAACTAAAAGGAAAAGTTGCAGATGAGTTTCAACACGTCAGTGGTAGTAAGATTACAGGTGATTCGGCACTAGTGAAAATAACTGGATCTAGGCCTCACTCTTTAGATGAGGCTTCCACATCAGCGGGTGGAACCCTTGTGGAGTCTTCACCTGGCACTGTTCAGGGGGTAGACACAGCGGAACCGAACAACCAAGGTGGAGAACAACCAATTAAACTTCCCCTCACTTCCCATCCGATTTCTCATCTATCTCCTTCCCCTCCACTTTCCCCACCCCCGATGCCTGCTCCTATCCCTCCGTCTCCTCCTCCCCCGATGCCTGCTCCTATTCCTCCCTCAAATGTCCCTTGTATACCTTCGTTACTTCGTCCTCTTCTTCCTTCTGTTCCTCCTGTCCCTTGTCCTGTACCTCCTCCTCCTCCCCCTGTAATTTCTCCACCCCCAAATGGAGTAATTTATGGTTCAACCAAAGCAGCTGGTCAAGGAGTCGAATCTCCTCCAGGCACAATAATGGCGGTCGGCACCAGCACTGCAGGAAATGAAATGCAACGGGGAGATAATG GACCTTCAACCGGTATGGTGGGAGGAACGGCTGGTGTTGGAGGAATAAGCCCTGGAGGTGGCATAGTTGGAGGAGGGAACATGGCTGTCGGTGGCAATATGGGTGGGGGAGGATTGGTTGCTGTAGGAGGCCAGGGGGGAGGAGCTGGGGGAATGATTGGGGCTGGCAGTAACGCCGTCGGAGGGGGTTTGGCAGGAGGCGGCGGTAATATTGCAGGTGGGGGAATGAATGTTGGTGGAGGTGTAAACATGGGAGGTGCTGGTGGTAACGGAATTGGCGGCATGGGTGTAAATGGAGGCGGCGTTGGCGTGGCTGGAGGAGGTGGTGGTTTGATAGGAGGTGGAGGGGGTGTCATTGGTGGTGGAGGCAACGTTGCTGGAGGTAGCAATGGCTTGATGGGAGGGGTTGGTGGTGGTATGGCTGGAGTCGTAGGAGCCGGTGGAATTGTAGGTAACACCGGTATTGGAGGAGTAGTCGGAGGAACCAATTTCGGAGGTGCCGGAGCAGGAAACAAAGCAGGATCCAAGGGAATGGAAG TTACTCTGGATTTGGGATTTCTCATTGATGGGTCCTCCTCAGTTCTCGGTGAACAGAATTTTCGGCAAATTTTAAACTTTGTCAGCATTGTGGCTCACTCTTTTTCCATAGGCCAAGCTTCAACTCGAATAGGAGTTGTTGTCTTTTCGCTGGAGGCGTTCGTTATCTTCAATTTCCACACATACTTTGATATTCAGAACATAGATGAAGCTCTAAGCTCGGTCCAATACCCAGGAACGGATGGACCAGGAACTTACATGGGACGGGGTCTGCGTGTTACAAAGCATTACCTATTCAGAAGCTCGGGAAGACCCAATGTACCGAAGGCCCTTGTTTTATTAGCGGCAGGAAGATCAGTGGACAACGTTGTAGGGCCCTCTTTAGATGTCAGGTCGTTAGGTGTGGAAATATTCTGCATCGGTGTTGGAAGTCTCTACAGCAAGCTGCAACTGCATGCAATGGCGAGCGCCCCGCATAGCGAGCACATCTTAAGAGGGGATTACCCAATAATCGGAAATACAGCACAACAAGTTGTCACTAAGATTTTAAAAG GTATTTCAGTCCACTACTGTCGTCCATGTTATGATG GACACCAGGAATTGTGTGATTACTGTCCCAGTGAATTTCAAAGTGATGATGGTTTCTCAGTTGACTTGGATGAGATTGACGTTGGTTACAAACGCCATGGACGACACAAACACCTACATTATAAGAACCCACCAGGCTATCACCCACCAATCGTCGGCCATCGCCAACACGAAAAGCCTCAAACAACCGGAGCAAAGGCAGATAGAGAAAGCAAGGCTGACAAAGCAAGACATAGTAGACCAGAGGAAAGGAGGCATTCACATCCTCACCACAAAAGAAGATATGGAGATGACAGTGTCTCACTACAGTCCAAAGAGTACTTTTTAGATGGATTAAATAACGAATCAGAAAATTTTGGGGAatataaatatgaaaatttgaatGCTGAGGATAATG ATTGCAAAGACTACTCACCTGATTGCAGTGAATATGCATCACGTGGTTACTGCAGTGATTACGCTCCAACAGCTAGCATAGGAACTATCAACACTATGTGCAAGAGAGCATGTGGAACGTGCATCGATAACAC GGTGAGAGAGAGAGACAGTGTGTATGAAGTGGATGAATCGAACCCTTTCTACAAGAAAGGAGATGTACGAAAACCATCTGAGAGCAATGGACTGAGGCATACGAGGCGTCGATGA
- the LOC136926557 gene encoding uncharacterized protein, with translation MQVKGTCLLLFIIATCSKGRHFSKKGVKEPQMKEMSLEDLIEAENPMNLRAFSGICNTNYVKVGCFKENKKNPALPQELFQDMKPEEPNYSGQKVDWNDYASYIKGLACRCAEKSQAKGYTYFGLQEYARCFSGAHASSTYKSHGPSNQCSNKHYTSCDDNAWGQCVGKTMEDNYVYEIKEASSGDGEIDYGKAYGLTRKSMYLPQWFAFVALLVVVQSTSPEDESYNCEVEYEKVGCYRERPGDRALAKLILNVRYEIKWKPGEWERYLRRLACRCAKITRVLGQSHFGLQFYGECWSDERAYERFDRHGNSSHQGCVGFQYKNCNDEDGNECVGGPNRNYVYRIAEEWYFFHLELRKSFNLITLTLKDMMNFAFLINIAVCLLFASSVTSYGGHRITCAKTYYKLGCYQDRIWARAMSKLLFNDRSRSAVGWETWNHYLQGLACRCAFAARSLGYKMFGLQNYGECWSGPNACSHYSRHGDSHHCIGQNYTTCDINDHNECVGKGNANLVYLLLTD, from the exons ATGCAGGTAAAAGGAACATGTTTACTGTTGTTCATCATTGCAACTTGCTCGAAAGGAAGGCATTTCTCAAAAAAAG GAGTAAAAGAACCACAGATGAAGGAAATGTCCTTAGAAGATTTAATAGAAGCTG AAAATCCGATGAATTTGCGTGCATTCTCTGGCATCTGCAACACGAATTACGTGAAAGTTGGatgtttcaaagaaaacaagaaaaatccaGCCCTTCCACAAGAACTCTTCCAAGACATGAAACCAGAGGAACCAAATTACAGTGGCCAGAAAGTAGACTGGAATGATTACGCTTCCTACATAAAGGG ACTAGCCTGTCGATGTGCAGAAAAAAGTCAAGCGAAGGGCTATACCTACTTTGGCCTCCAAGAATACGCTCGTTGCTTCAGTGGTGCGCATGCGTCATCCACTTATAAATCTCATGGCCCGTCAAACCAGTGTTCAAACAAACACTACACGTCATGTGATGATAACGCATGGGGTCAATGTGTTGGAAAAACAATGGAGGACAACTACGTCTACGAAATTAAAGAAG CAAGCAGTGGAGATGGAGAAATAGATTATGGCAAAGCCTACG GGCTAACACG AAAAAGCATGTACCTGCCTCAGTGGTTTgcttttgtggcgttgttggtTGTTGTACAATCAACGTCTCCAGAAG ACGAATCTTACAACTGTGAAGTGGAGTACGAGAAGGTTGGATGTTACAGAGAGAGACCAGGTGACAGAGCTTTAGCGAAACTTATCTTAAATGTCAGGTATGAGATAAAATGGAAACCTGGTGAATGGGAAAGATATCTTAGAAG GCTTGCTTGTCGCTGCGCCAAGATAACAAGAGTGTTAGGCCAAAGTCACTTTGGCCTTCAGTTCTATGGTGAATGTTGGAGCGATGAAAGAGCTTACGAGAGGTTTGATCGACACGGAAACTCAAGTCACCAAGGCTGCGTAGGATTCCAATACAAGAATTGCAACGATGAAGATGGCAATGAATGCGTCGGAGGTCCAAACAGAAACTACGTGTATAGGATCGCAGAAG AGTGGTATTTTTTCCATCTGGAACTCAGGAAGTCCTTTAATTTAATAACTTT GACATTAAAAGACATGATGAACTTTGCATTCCTTATCAACATCGCAGTTTGCTTGTTATTCGCCAGTTCAG TAACGTCCTACGGTGGTCATCGCATAACATGTGCCAAAACGTATTATAAGCTGGGATGTTATCAGGACAGAATATGGGCAAGAGCTATGTCAAAACTACTTTTCAACGATAGGAGTCGAAGTGCAGTCGGTTGGGAAACCTGGAATCATTATTTGCAAGG GCTCGCATGTCGTTGCGCCTTTGCCGCTCGTTCCCTTGGTTACAAGATGTTTGGACTTCAGAACTACGGAGAATGCTGGTCAGGACCTAATGCGTGCAGTCATTACTCACGACATGGTGATTCACATCACTGCATTGGACAAAACTACACCACATGCGACATTAATGATCACAATGAGTGTGTTGGCAAAGGCAATGCTAATCTTGTGTACTTGTTACTTACAG ACTGA
- the LOC136926112 gene encoding uncharacterized protein — protein sequence MKKGNIQGVIAALLCITYFESSVHSQATVNPHERDTRSAAPCAVNYVKQGCFNDKTNPSQRTMSELLFQDRYKGKTFSGQKIDWNNWKTYLPELICRCAKAAGKNGYAFFGIQHYGECWSSADAASRFHIYGPNDKCINTEFKSCDNQASDEACSGVNYANYVYEISPDTRSAAPCAVNYVKQGCFNDKTKPSQRTMSELLFQDRYKGKTFSGQKIDWNNWKTYLPELICRCAKAADNNGYEFFGIQHYGECWSSADAASRFHIYGPNDKCINNEFKSCDNLASDEACSGVNYANYVYEIFPRVLRDAPCAVNYLKQGCFNDKTKPSQRTMSELLFQDRYKGKTFSGQKIDWNNWKTYLPELICRCAKAAGKKGYEFFGIQHYGECWSSADAASRFHIYGPNDKCINNEFKSCDNLASDEACSGVNYANYVYEIFPHDIRSAAPCAVNYVKQGCFNDKTNPSQRTMSELLFQDRYKGKTFSGQKIDWNNWKTYLPELICRCAKAAGKKGYEFFGIQHYGECWSSANAASRFHIYGPNDKCINTEFKSCDNLESDEACSGVNYANYVYKISSESPGGSGVGLPINPEEY from the exons ATGAAG AAAGGTAACATACAGGGCGTCATTGCGGCTTTGCTTTGCATTACTTATTTTGAAAGTTCAGTCCACTCACAAGCGACGGTAAACCCTCATGAACGAG ATACGCGTAGTGCAGCGCCTTGTGCAGTGAATTACGTAAAACAGGGTTGCTTTAACGACAAGACCAACCCATCGCAAAGGACAATGAGTGAGTTATTGTTTCAAGACCGTTACAAGGGCAAGACTTTCAGCGGCCAAAAAATAGACTGGAACAATTGGAAGACATACCTGCCTGA ACTAATTTGTCGATGTGCAAAAGCAGCTGGCAAGAATGGCTACGCGTTTTTCGGAATTCAACATTACGGTGAATGTTGGAGCAGTGCAGATGCTGCCAGTCGCTTCCATATCTATGGTCCTAACGATAAGTGCATCAACACTGAATTCAAGTCATGTGACAACCAGGCGAGCGACGAGGCCTGTTCAGGAGTTAACTATGCAAACTACGTCTATGAAATTTCTCCAG ATACGCGTAGTGCAGCGCCTTGTGCAGTGAATTACGTAAAACAGGGTTGCTTTAACGACAAGACAAAACCGTCGCAAAGGACGATGAGTGAGTTATTGTTTCAAGACCGTTACAAGGGCAAGACATTCAGCGGCCAAAAAATAGACTGGAACAATTGGAAGACATACCTGCCTGA ACTAATTTGTCGATGCGCAAAAGCAGCTGACAACAATGGCTACGAGTTTTTCGGAATTCAACATTACGGTGAATGTTGGAGCAGTGCAGATGCTGCCAGTCGCTTCCATATCTATGGTCCCAACGATAAGTGCATCAACAATGAATTCAAGTCATGTGACAACCTGGCAAGCGATGAGGCCTGTTCAGGAGTTAACTATGCAAACTATGTCTATGAAATTTTTCCAC GTGTGCTTAGAGATGCGCCTTGTGCAGTGAATTACCTAAAACAGGGTTGCTTTAACGACAAGACCAAACCATCGCAAAGGACAATGAGTGAGTTATTGTTTCAAGACCGTTACAAGGGCAAGACATTCAGCGGTCAAAAAATAGACTGGAACAATTGGAAGACATACCTGCCTGA ACTAATTTGTCGATGTGCAAAAGCAGCTGGCAAGAAAGGCTACGAGTTTTTCGGAATTCAACATTACGGTGAATGCTGGAGCAGTGCAGATGCTGCCAGTCGCTTCCATATCTATGGTCCCAACGATAAGTGCATCAACAATGAATTCAAGTCATGTGACAACCTGGCAAGCGATGAGGCCTGTTCAGGAGTTAACTATGCAAACTACGTCTATGAAATTTTTCCAC ACGATATTCGTAGTGCGGCTCCTTGTGCAGTGAATTACGTAAAACAGGGTTGCTTTAACGACAAGACCAATCCATCGCAAAGGACAATGAGTGAGTTATTGTTTCAAGACCGTTACAAGGGCAAGACATTCAGCGGCCAAAAAATAGACTGGAACAATTGGAAGACATACCTGCCTGA ACTAATTTGTCGATGTGCAAAAGCAGCTGGCAAGAAAGGCTACGAGTTTTTTGGAATTCAACATTACGGTGAATGTTGGAGCAGTGCAAATGCTGCCAGTCGCTTCCATATCTATGGTCCCAACGATAAGTGCATCAACACTGAATTCAAGTCATGTGACAACCTGGAAAGCGATGAGGCCTGTTCAGGAGTTAACTATGCAAACTATGTCTATAAAATTTCTTCAG AATCTCCTGGTGGAAGTGGCGTTGGACTTCCCATAAACCCAGAAGAATATTGA